A genomic stretch from uncultured Pseudodesulfovibrio sp. includes:
- a CDS encoding prephenate dehydrogenase/arogenate dehydrogenase family protein translates to MTVAGIHRIAIAGANGQMGGLFSKAFTDLGCTVVPLDLPYSTEAIQTALTDCDLLLLSVPVTAMESVLDQMVPHLNGTTILCDIGSVKMLPMKAMVERYDGPVVGTHPLFGPIIPDGFAPRVAIAPGRETDADAAYRITQLMQACGYECFSTTAEKHDRSMAFVQGLNFTSTVAFLAAARDVEGIDNFITPSFKRRLDSAHKMLTQDTELFEIISESNPFLQEVNRKFMSYLSLAAGGDLDLLADRAQWWWRNETV, encoded by the coding sequence ATGACAGTGGCAGGTATACATAGAATCGCCATTGCAGGTGCAAACGGCCAGATGGGCGGGCTTTTTTCCAAAGCCTTCACCGATCTCGGGTGCACTGTCGTGCCGTTGGACCTGCCATACTCCACAGAGGCAATCCAGACGGCGTTGACCGACTGCGACCTGCTTCTGCTCAGTGTCCCGGTGACAGCCATGGAATCCGTGCTTGACCAGATGGTGCCGCACTTGAACGGGACCACGATCCTGTGCGATATCGGCTCGGTCAAGATGCTCCCCATGAAGGCCATGGTGGAGCGATATGACGGGCCTGTGGTCGGGACACACCCGCTCTTTGGTCCAATAATACCTGACGGATTCGCACCCAGAGTCGCCATTGCGCCTGGACGTGAGACCGATGCAGATGCCGCATACAGAATAACACAACTCATGCAGGCGTGCGGCTACGAATGTTTCTCGACGACAGCCGAAAAACACGACAGGTCCATGGCCTTTGTCCAGGGGCTGAATTTCACGTCCACCGTGGCTTTTCTAGCCGCTGCCCGGGATGTGGAAGGTATCGACAACTTCATTACCCCTTCATTCAAGCGCAGATTGGACTCTGCACATAAGATGCTCACGCAGGATACGGAACTGTTTGAAATAATTTCCGAATCAAACCCGTTTCTTCAGGAAGTCAATCGCAAATTCATGTCCTACCTCAGCCTGGCAGCAGGCGGTGATCTCGATCTGCTCGCAGACCGGGCTCAGTGGTGGTGGCGTAACGAAACTGTATAG
- a CDS encoding anthranilate synthase component I family protein, producing the protein MEKISLTQHGKWLPADVQTTISLYMGLVGDQPGILLESAEVDGRLGRYSLIAWDYRLMLHPVDGKLIVDVADDRLAPLKALEGMEYLTGIKKAVELLSITQETTGGNARDGLPGLTRGLYGYFGYGMAGMFERKLTECCKPADAEACLVLPGQLVLFDHLRHSCCYLSLDEGATPMPAPIQWGADLTAPEVGTPTVHPGKDEYMRGVERCKELIAEGECIQVVLSTRFTVPLPDEPFKIYRRLRQANPSPFMFYMKFPDCPSMGKTCGTTLLGSSPEMMVRSSAGHLEVRPIAGTRWRGETEKEDMRLEQELLADPKERAEHVMLVDLGRNDLGRISKPGTVTVEKFMNVERFSHVMHLTSYVEGELKEGLDGVDVLQSTFPAGTLSGAPKIRAMEIIADLEPQERGPYGGCIGWMGLDDGVVSLDTGITIRSMWIRNGICHWQAGAGIVYDSDAESEWNECHNKARVILEVITGKGGTDVFADR; encoded by the coding sequence ATGGAAAAGATTTCACTGACGCAGCACGGGAAGTGGCTCCCGGCTGACGTCCAGACCACCATATCCCTGTATATGGGATTGGTGGGCGACCAACCCGGCATTCTGCTGGAATCGGCAGAGGTGGATGGTCGCCTTGGCCGATACAGTCTGATCGCCTGGGATTATCGGCTCATGCTTCACCCGGTGGACGGCAAACTAATCGTCGACGTTGCCGATGACCGCCTTGCCCCACTGAAGGCACTGGAAGGCATGGAGTATCTTACCGGCATCAAGAAAGCCGTGGAGCTACTTTCAATCACCCAGGAGACCACCGGCGGCAATGCCCGTGACGGCCTGCCCGGTCTGACTCGCGGACTATACGGCTACTTCGGCTACGGCATGGCCGGAATGTTCGAACGCAAGCTGACCGAGTGCTGCAAACCGGCTGACGCCGAGGCCTGCCTCGTTCTCCCCGGTCAGTTGGTGCTTTTTGACCACCTGCGTCATTCCTGCTGTTATTTAAGCCTCGACGAAGGCGCGACACCCATGCCCGCACCTATCCAATGGGGTGCCGACCTGACCGCTCCCGAGGTCGGGACACCGACGGTCCATCCCGGCAAAGACGAATACATGCGCGGCGTGGAACGGTGCAAGGAACTCATTGCCGAGGGCGAATGCATTCAGGTGGTACTATCCACCAGATTCACCGTGCCCCTGCCGGATGAACCATTCAAGATTTACCGCCGCCTCAGGCAGGCCAACCCCTCGCCCTTCATGTTCTACATGAAATTCCCGGACTGTCCGTCCATGGGCAAAACCTGCGGCACAACCCTACTCGGATCATCCCCTGAAATGATGGTCAGAAGCTCGGCGGGCCATCTCGAAGTGCGGCCCATTGCCGGGACACGCTGGAGAGGCGAAACCGAAAAGGAAGACATGCGTCTGGAGCAGGAGCTCCTGGCCGACCCCAAGGAACGGGCCGAACACGTCATGCTCGTGGACCTGGGCCGCAACGATCTGGGCCGCATCTCCAAACCCGGTACGGTTACTGTCGAAAAATTCATGAATGTCGAACGGTTTTCCCACGTCATGCACCTGACCTCATATGTGGAAGGCGAACTCAAGGAAGGTCTGGACGGCGTGGACGTTCTTCAATCCACCTTTCCGGCAGGCACGCTGTCCGGCGCACCAAAAATCCGGGCCATGGAAATCATCGCCGATCTGGAACCGCAGGAACGCGGCCCGTACGGAGGGTGTATAGGCTGGATGGGACTGGACGACGGCGTCGTCTCCCTCGATACCGGCATCACCATCAGGTCCATGTGGATTCGAAACGGCATCTGCCACTGGCAGGCCGGAGCCGGCATCGTTTACGATTCGGACGCAGAATCAGAATGGAACGAGTGTCACAACAAGGCGCGCGTCATTCTGGAGGTCATCACAGGCAAGGGAGGGACCGATGTTTTTGCTGATAGATAA
- a CDS encoding aminodeoxychorismate/anthranilate synthase component II, translated as MFLLIDNFDSFTFNLVQAFQQLGADPVVIRNDRETVLDLAQSGTLERVCLSPGPSNPQNAGFCLEFLARLPKEVPVLGVCLGHQTLGHFAGAPVERAERIMHGKTSQVFHEGQGIFAGLDSPFEVCRYHSLIVPAEKAADKLDVTARTRQGEVMGIQYKDRPWHGVQFHPESILTPDGPKLLQNFLNIQG; from the coding sequence ATGTTTTTGCTGATAGATAATTTCGATTCCTTCACATTCAATCTGGTGCAGGCCTTTCAACAGCTCGGAGCCGACCCTGTGGTCATCCGCAACGACCGCGAAACAGTGCTTGATCTGGCGCAAAGCGGCACGCTTGAACGTGTGTGCCTGTCCCCCGGACCAAGCAACCCGCAAAACGCCGGATTCTGTCTGGAGTTCCTGGCCCGACTGCCCAAGGAGGTTCCGGTACTCGGTGTGTGTCTTGGTCACCAGACCCTTGGCCATTTTGCCGGAGCACCCGTGGAACGCGCCGAACGCATCATGCACGGTAAGACCTCACAGGTATTCCATGAAGGACAGGGCATTTTCGCCGGACTAGATTCCCCCTTCGAGGTCTGTCGATACCATTCGCTCATCGTTCCAGCTGAAAAAGCGGCAGACAAACTCGACGTCACGGCCAGAACACGACAGGGCGAAGTCATGGGCATCCAGTACAAGGACCGTCCATGGCATGGCGTTCAGTTCCACCCGGAATCAATCCTGACGCCTGACGGCCCGAAACTGCTCCAGAACTTCCTGAATATTCAAGGATAA
- the trpD gene encoding anthranilate phosphoribosyltransferase, which translates to MTIPEILEIIAQRKSLTDMQADFMFTELMDGKMTEAQTGAFLMGLRVKGEDSTDLAAGVRAGLAHAIKIPGFDGRRKKPVIDTCGTGGDGQCSFNNSTAVSLFLADMGYTVAKHGNRALSSSCGSADALEALGIPLNMTPEQAAEGLEKHNFAFLFAPAYHPAFKHVMPVRQQLGIRTLFNFMGPLLNPARPSHQLLGVGDPDRLELMGETLLLTGVNRALLFSGAGGFDELTTWGVSRGYIIHDGVMEKTTVNPQQLGFDSHDPKEVVVTSKEDAVVKLKEILAGDGPRAMMDMVALNLAGCLHLLDKGAMAECAELARDTVYTGLKKGIPYVE; encoded by the coding sequence ATGACAATACCTGAAATACTCGAAATTATCGCACAGAGAAAGTCACTTACCGATATGCAGGCGGACTTCATGTTTACCGAACTCATGGACGGCAAGATGACCGAAGCCCAGACCGGAGCCTTCCTCATGGGACTGCGGGTCAAGGGAGAAGACTCCACGGACCTTGCTGCCGGAGTGCGTGCCGGACTGGCCCACGCCATCAAGATTCCCGGATTTGACGGCAGGCGCAAGAAGCCGGTCATCGACACCTGCGGGACAGGCGGGGACGGCCAATGTTCCTTCAACAACTCGACAGCGGTCTCCCTGTTCCTTGCTGACATGGGATACACTGTTGCCAAACACGGCAACCGTGCCCTGTCCTCATCCTGCGGATCGGCAGACGCGCTGGAGGCCCTCGGAATCCCGCTGAATATGACTCCTGAGCAGGCTGCCGAAGGACTGGAAAAACACAACTTCGCCTTCCTGTTCGCTCCGGCCTACCACCCTGCCTTCAAACACGTCATGCCCGTACGTCAGCAACTCGGCATCCGCACCCTGTTCAACTTCATGGGCCCCCTGCTCAACCCGGCCCGCCCATCCCACCAACTCCTCGGAGTAGGCGACCCTGACCGACTGGAGCTGATGGGCGAGACCCTGCTGCTGACCGGCGTCAACCGCGCGCTCCTGTTCTCGGGCGCAGGCGGTTTCGATGAACTGACCACCTGGGGCGTCAGCCGTGGATACATCATTCATGACGGCGTCATGGAAAAGACCACGGTCAATCCTCAACAACTGGGCTTTGATTCGCATGACCCGAAAGAGGTCGTGGTCACCAGTAAAGAAGACGCCGTGGTCAAGCTCAAGGAGATTCTCGCCGGGGACGGTCCCCGCGCCATGATGGACATGGTGGCCCTGAATCTGGCAGGGTGCCTGCATCTTTTGGACAAGGGGGCCATGGCCGAATGCGCCGAACTGGCCCGAGACACCGTATACACCGGATTGAAGAAAGGAATTCCGTATGTTGAATAA
- a CDS encoding indole-3-glycerol-phosphate synthase has product MLNKFREAKQLEIDSLRNDFIEGRVPAVYQGNRPSFVDAIKAKGPGAIIAEFKPASPSKGILRENVNPLDFADIYADNGAAAISVLTEHKYFGGTPDFLFMMSQPGIPLLRKDFIFDPLQVAMTASSPASAVLIIARMCEDANHLMQLVELARMPGLAPVVEIFDQADLDMARAAGADIIQVNNRNLDTLETSLDQSRTFIKQKNDGELWISASGVSERSQVEEMAGLGFDAVLIGTCLMEADNPGEKLAELTGA; this is encoded by the coding sequence ATGTTGAATAAATTCAGAGAAGCAAAGCAACTTGAGATCGACTCCCTTCGTAACGACTTCATCGAAGGCCGCGTGCCTGCCGTCTATCAGGGGAACCGCCCTTCATTCGTGGACGCCATCAAGGCCAAAGGCCCGGGGGCGATTATTGCCGAATTCAAACCAGCCAGTCCGAGCAAGGGTATTCTGCGCGAAAACGTCAATCCCCTGGATTTTGCCGACATCTACGCCGACAACGGCGCGGCTGCCATCTCCGTTCTCACGGAACACAAATACTTCGGGGGCACCCCGGATTTCCTGTTTATGATGAGCCAGCCCGGCATTCCACTGCTGCGCAAAGACTTCATCTTCGACCCGCTCCAGGTCGCCATGACTGCCTCAAGCCCGGCCTCTGCGGTGCTGATCATTGCCCGCATGTGCGAGGACGCCAACCACCTGATGCAACTGGTGGAACTGGCCCGCATGCCCGGTCTGGCCCCGGTTGTCGAAATATTTGACCAGGCGGACCTCGACATGGCCCGTGCAGCCGGTGCCGATATCATTCAGGTGAACAACCGCAACCTCGATACTCTTGAGACTTCATTGGACCAGAGCCGGACTTTCATCAAGCAGAAGAATGACGGCGAACTCTGGATATCCGCCAGCGGCGTGTCCGAACGTTCGCAGGTGGAGGAAATGGCAGGTCTCGGCTTTGATGCCGTACTCATCGGCACCTGTCTCATGGAAGCGGACAACCCTGGCGAAAAGCTGGCTGAATTAACAGGAGCATAG
- a CDS encoding phosphoribosylanthranilate isomerase: MARPLVKVCGMTRMEDVELCVDLGVDLLGFIFHPKSPRQADPDFVASVKTGKVAKVGVFVDQTADEIIEIMDRCGLHAAQLHGGQDMNACWKIGPDRVIRVFWPNTYASPSALLHDLDYYSEVCGHFLLDAGSKGQGGTGTTIDFAMLQHIEIQTPWFLAGGLGPHNLKEALAVNPSGLDINSGVEREPGIKDASKLREVFKILAEEE, from the coding sequence GTGGCAAGACCTCTGGTCAAAGTGTGCGGCATGACCCGCATGGAAGATGTGGAGCTGTGCGTCGATCTCGGCGTGGATCTGCTCGGATTCATCTTCCATCCCAAAAGCCCCCGGCAGGCCGACCCCGACTTTGTGGCCTCGGTCAAAACCGGCAAGGTCGCCAAAGTAGGCGTTTTCGTCGACCAGACCGCCGACGAGATTATCGAGATCATGGACCGATGCGGACTGCATGCGGCCCAGCTTCACGGCGGACAGGACATGAATGCCTGTTGGAAAATCGGACCTGACCGGGTTATCCGGGTTTTCTGGCCGAACACCTACGCCTCGCCTTCCGCACTCCTTCACGACCTCGACTACTACTCCGAGGTGTGTGGACACTTCCTGCTGGACGCAGGCAGTAAAGGACAGGGCGGCACAGGCACGACCATTGATTTTGCCATGCTTCAACATATTGAAATACAGACACCTTGGTTCCTTGCAGGCGGTCTTGGGCCGCACAATCTCAAGGAAGCCCTGGCCGTCAACCCGTCCGGATTGGACATCAACTCAGGCGTGGAACGAGAACCGGGTATCAAGGATGCATCAAAGCTGCGGGAAGTCTTCAAAATTCTCGCGGAGGAAGAATAA
- the trpB gene encoding tryptophan synthase subunit beta, producing MKKGYFGDFGGQFIPELLMPPLIELEEAMKTILPSEEFQTRFIQMLKENVGRPSAMTYCPHMSKDLGLELWLKREDLNHSGAHKINNTLGQGLLAKMMGKEVLLAETGAGMHGVATTVAAAMLDMKAVIYMGATDVVRQAPNVNRMRLMGAEIVSVESGTKTLKDAINEAMRRWLADQENTHYCFGTAAGPHPFPELVREFQQVISREARQQFIERNDGDLPDVVVACVGGGSNAIGMFHHFVPDESVKLIGVEAAGTGEPGCDNSAPLNLGTDGVLHGMKTKLLQTDEGQILPSHSVAPGLDYPGVGPEHAHLQAIGRADYVTINDGQALNAFKTLSRREGIIPALESSHAVAYAIENKDKLQGKSVLVCLSGRGDKDLGILDQIL from the coding sequence ATGAAAAAGGGTTATTTCGGCGATTTCGGCGGCCAGTTCATCCCTGAACTGCTCATGCCGCCGCTCATCGAGCTTGAAGAGGCCATGAAGACCATCTTGCCCTCGGAGGAATTCCAGACGCGCTTCATTCAAATGCTCAAGGAAAACGTGGGCCGTCCTTCGGCCATGACATACTGCCCGCACATGTCCAAAGACCTTGGTCTGGAACTGTGGCTCAAACGCGAAGACCTTAACCACTCCGGCGCACACAAGATCAACAACACCCTCGGTCAGGGATTGCTCGCCAAGATGATGGGAAAGGAAGTGTTGCTGGCCGAGACCGGTGCCGGCATGCACGGTGTGGCAACAACTGTCGCAGCCGCCATGCTTGACATGAAGGCCGTCATTTACATGGGAGCCACCGACGTGGTGCGTCAGGCTCCCAACGTCAACAGGATGCGACTCATGGGTGCGGAGATCGTCTCTGTGGAGTCCGGCACCAAAACGCTCAAGGATGCCATCAACGAGGCCATGCGCCGCTGGCTGGCTGACCAGGAAAACACCCATTACTGCTTCGGCACTGCTGCCGGACCACACCCCTTCCCGGAACTGGTGCGCGAATTCCAGCAGGTCATATCCAGAGAGGCACGCCAGCAGTTCATTGAGCGCAATGACGGCGACCTGCCTGATGTGGTCGTGGCCTGCGTGGGCGGCGGCTCCAATGCCATCGGCATGTTCCATCACTTCGTACCGGACGAATCCGTCAAACTCATCGGCGTGGAGGCCGCAGGCACCGGCGAACCCGGTTGCGACAATTCCGCTCCGCTCAATCTCGGTACCGACGGCGTATTGCACGGCATGAAGACCAAGCTGCTTCAGACGGACGAAGGCCAGATCCTCCCGTCCCACTCCGTGGCTCCCGGTCTGGATTATCCCGGTGTCGGACCAGAGCATGCACACCTGCAGGCCATCGGACGCGCCGACTACGTGACCATAAACGACGGTCAGGCGCTGAATGCGTTCAAGACGCTGTCCCGACGCGAAGGCATTATCCCGGCATTGGAGTCATCCCATGCCGTGGCCTACGCAATCGAGAACAAGGACAAACTGCAAGGCAAGTCCGTACTCGTGTGCCTGTCAGGACGCGGAGACAAGGACCTCGGCATTCTTGACCAGATTCTCTAG
- the trpA gene encoding tryptophan synthase subunit alpha: MNPMQIKIEEATRQGKVGLIPFLPAGFPNRKQFWKELEELDAAGASVIEIGMPFSDPVADGPVVEKASLKCLEDGINLNWILTELKARKGQFNAALLLMGYLNPVYQYGLDRFGEDCEAAGVSGLIIADIPHEESQFVKEAVEPHGVALVPLIGLNTSKERMKLYAENASGFCYFVSVLGTTGQREALPARIKEKLTEAKEVFDIPIALGFGIKNPAQLTEFEGLMDAAVFGSALISHIESGKSSDEFMEPWK, translated from the coding sequence ATGAATCCAATGCAAATAAAAATTGAAGAGGCAACCAGGCAGGGCAAGGTCGGTCTCATTCCATTTCTTCCAGCAGGATTTCCCAATCGGAAACAGTTCTGGAAGGAACTGGAAGAGCTGGACGCAGCCGGCGCCTCGGTCATTGAAATAGGCATGCCGTTTTCCGATCCCGTGGCAGACGGTCCGGTAGTGGAAAAAGCATCCCTCAAGTGTCTGGAAGACGGCATCAACCTCAACTGGATTCTCACGGAACTCAAGGCACGCAAAGGACAGTTCAACGCCGCCCTGCTGCTCATGGGCTACCTGAATCCGGTCTATCAGTACGGTCTGGACAGATTCGGCGAAGACTGTGAAGCGGCAGGCGTATCCGGGCTGATTATTGCGGATATTCCTCACGAAGAGTCGCAATTCGTCAAGGAGGCCGTCGAGCCACACGGCGTGGCTTTGGTCCCGCTTATCGGACTGAACACAAGTAAGGAACGCATGAAACTGTACGCTGAAAACGCGTCCGGGTTCTGCTACTTCGTGTCTGTCCTCGGCACCACCGGCCAGCGTGAGGCATTGCCAGCGCGCATCAAAGAGAAACTTACCGAGGCCAAGGAAGTCTTCGACATCCCCATTGCACTCGGCTTCGGCATCAAAAACCCGGCCCAGCTCACGGAGTTTGAAGGGTTGATGGACGCCGCCGTATTCGGCTCGGCACTCATCAGCCACATTGAATCCGGCAAGTCGAGTGACGAATTCATGGAGCCGTGGAAATAA
- a CDS encoding autotransporter outer membrane beta-barrel domain-containing protein has translation MLPIHYQSRIFFSRCTRFVLFSALFALLLCPHAWADDLTGAPGSGIQISGDGSNLVYTDDSNELFMVPVSGGSATYIASGVYNIYNMSDAGEVVYDISGQMYLYSRNDGASYLLNGSSGILLDSSNWSLTINSDGTALAGSTNSNNAVLWIAPSDWSTASSLAPVLLSSNSSANSVSSLNSGEWKVAGRTNSGSNALVWTVNSAGSLTSTVNLEESSGSGEYLISGNGSTVAGVGDVFNVFNVWNAHSGQKMVAMAVPDKYNSLNLLDINNSGSVVVGSTILQGSGYSEAAYWTGSNASYTYHNLREVLEEKGVSLASSSTLYDVTSVSADGSIMVGTGMLPGGFKTYIANVSLGGIITPEQLNQSLGTMGQVGPAVAGMGQLSMSRLGSAAGGQGVQFAVSAPGSASGGGSGAERGMSSGDEMPGRLDLWMVGSVGTNIELNGDDLGLHGGVGLTWERGEWRVGGGVFGDSRDLDTSYGGNQDIKAVGPGAFVAYSPEGTNLEFRVSGLWQTVSLDLKRGYANGAGSATSTGSTDADVFGLSGRVQWTRGMSDVLALTPFAEYTWQNTHIDGYSESGGPFPASFDSRNETSNSLRAGLRADMALFEQFGTWAWAAWDHRFEDKSSGLGGSALGLGSFSYSGARVDQDWADVGVGTSWDVTERLSANSSLGFALGCDDDTMSDVTATVGFSYQLW, from the coding sequence GTGCTGCCCATTCATTATCAATCTCGTATCTTTTTCAGCCGTTGTACCCGTTTCGTGCTGTTTTCAGCACTGTTCGCCCTGCTGCTCTGCCCTCATGCCTGGGCTGATGACCTGACTGGTGCACCCGGCAGCGGAATTCAGATCAGTGGAGATGGAAGCAATCTTGTTTATACGGATGATTCCAACGAGTTGTTCATGGTGCCTGTTTCCGGAGGAAGCGCGACATACATCGCCTCCGGAGTCTATAATATTTACAATATGTCGGATGCGGGGGAAGTGGTCTACGATATTTCTGGTCAGATGTATCTTTATTCCCGGAACGACGGTGCGTCGTACCTCCTTAATGGGAGTAGCGGAATACTGTTAGACTCGAGTAATTGGTCCCTCACAATCAACTCGGATGGTACTGCCCTCGCGGGTTCCACCAACAGCAACAACGCAGTCCTGTGGATTGCGCCTTCCGACTGGTCCACGGCTTCATCGCTTGCTCCGGTGCTCCTGTCCTCAAACAGCTCAGCGAATTCCGTCAGTTCACTCAATTCAGGCGAGTGGAAAGTGGCGGGAAGAACCAATAGCGGAAGCAATGCCCTGGTGTGGACCGTCAACTCCGCAGGATCGTTGACTTCGACCGTGAACCTGGAAGAATCGAGTGGGAGCGGTGAATACTTAATAAGCGGGAATGGTTCGACGGTAGCGGGAGTTGGCGACGTATTTAATGTGTTTAACGTCTGGAATGCCCATTCGGGTCAAAAAATGGTCGCAATGGCGGTACCGGATAAATACAATTCTCTGAATCTTTTGGATATAAACAACAGTGGTTCCGTCGTCGTAGGGTCGACAATACTTCAAGGTAGCGGATATTCCGAAGCTGCATACTGGACCGGCTCGAACGCTTCCTACACCTACCATAATCTGCGTGAGGTTCTGGAAGAGAAGGGGGTCTCCCTCGCGAGCAGCTCAACACTGTATGATGTGACGAGCGTGAGTGCCGATGGTTCCATCATGGTCGGAACAGGCATGTTGCCGGGGGGCTTCAAAACGTATATCGCCAACGTCTCGCTGGGCGGCATCATTACCCCCGAACAGCTTAACCAGTCCCTGGGGACCATGGGTCAGGTCGGCCCGGCGGTGGCCGGCATGGGGCAGCTCTCCATGAGTCGTCTGGGCAGCGCGGCGGGCGGTCAGGGTGTGCAGTTCGCTGTATCCGCTCCCGGTTCGGCTTCGGGCGGCGGTTCCGGTGCTGAACGCGGCATGTCTTCTGGTGACGAGATGCCGGGGCGGCTGGACCTGTGGATGGTCGGCTCCGTGGGCACCAACATCGAGCTTAACGGCGACGATCTCGGCCTGCACGGCGGTGTGGGGCTGACCTGGGAGCGCGGCGAATGGCGAGTAGGCGGCGGCGTGTTCGGCGATTCCCGTGATCTGGATACCTCTTATGGCGGCAATCAGGACATAAAGGCCGTTGGTCCCGGTGCGTTTGTGGCCTACAGCCCCGAAGGAACGAATCTGGAATTTCGCGTGTCCGGCCTGTGGCAGACCGTTTCTCTGGATCTCAAGCGTGGTTATGCCAATGGAGCCGGGTCCGCCACCTCCACCGGCTCTACGGATGCCGACGTCTTCGGTCTGTCCGGCCGGGTGCAATGGACCCGGGGCATGAGCGATGTTCTCGCCCTGACGCCTTTTGCCGAGTATACTTGGCAGAACACGCACATTGATGGCTATTCCGAATCCGGCGGTCCCTTCCCGGCCAGCTTCGACAGCCGCAATGAGACCTCCAACTCCCTGCGTGCCGGCCTGCGGGCCGATATGGCCCTGTTTGAACAGTTCGGAACCTGGGCCTGGGCGGCTTGGGACCATCGCTTCGAAGACAAGTCCTCCGGCCTCGGCGGTAGCGCCCTTGGCCTTGGCTCCTTCTCCTACTCCGGTGCACGGGTCGACCAGGACTGGGCTGACGTGGGCGTGGGCACAAGCTGGGACGTCACCGAACGGCTGTCCGCCAACTCCAGCCTCGGCTTTGCCCTTGGCTGTGACGATGACACCATGTCCGACGTCACCGCCACCGTGGGCTTCAGCTACCAGCTCTGGTAG